The DNA region TCCAGCAACTGGTCGATGATGGATGGCTGTTCGACAACCTTGGGGGCGACGACCTTGGGTTTGGGCTTCGCCGGAGCCGGCGCACTCGCCGCTTGCACTGTGGAAGCCGCATTCAGCGCGACTGCCGCAGCCGGAGCGGAAACAGGTGCAGTCTCTTTCTTCAATTCGGCCAGACGCTTCATATCCTGGACGTTCTTTTCCAGAATCGCGGTTCGCTCCTGCGCTTCCTTCAATGCCTTGCCCTTGGCGATCGCATCCTCTTCCTTGGCCATGACCTTGTCTTGCGCGGAAGACTTGCCGCCGCCTACCGCCTTGTCATTCGGCGCTTCGCCCTTGGACAGCTTGAGCACCTCTTTGGCCGGCTCCTTGCTTGCAGTGGCCTTGTCAGTCACCGCCGTGCTGATCTTGCCTGCGGCTTCCTGCTTGCCTTCGCGCTCGGCTCTCGCGGTGCGGGCCGCCGCCAGCTTCTGCCGGTAGACGTTCCAGTCCGCCGCTTGCGCACGAACCTCTTCTTCAGCATCGGCTTGCGGCAGCATCTTCACCGCATCGCTCTGCGGGATGGTCAGTATCTTGCCAGCCCGGATCCGGTTCATGTTATGCCCATCGAATTCGCCGGCATTCTCGCGATACAACGCGACCAGCATGCGCTCCAGGCTGACATTCGCCGGTTTGATCTGCGCCGCAATCTTGGCCAGCGTGTCCCCACGCACCACAGTGATATGTTCGGGGGCGGAAACCGGCGCCGCTTCGGCCAGCGCCTCTTCTTTGCTCAGTGCATCCTGCGTCACCGGAGTGACTTCGATTGCCGAAGCCGCGGCAGGTGCGCTCGCCGGTGCCAAGGCCTGCTCGGCCGGCACCTGCTCGACCGGAGCCGCTTCCGCGACAGGTGCTGCAGTCACTGCGCTTTCGGCAACCGCTGCGGCAGCCGGGGCTGAAGCAGCTTCCGTGGCAACCGGTTTCTCAGCCAGCGGTTCCGCCGCGACAGGTTCGGAAACCGCCACAGGGGCAGGCGCTGGTGCAACGGCCGGCACCGCCAAGATCGGCTTCAATTCTTCGGGTTTGGGTTGCTCGGGTTTGTAGTCAACCGGATCAAGCAGGAAAGTGTATTCCCGCAGGAGCTTGCCGGAAGACCAACTCAGTTCGACCAGCAGAGTGACGAATGGCTCGTTTACCGGTTGCAGCGTCGTCACCTTCACGTACTGCTCGCCGCCGCTGCGCTCTTCGATCTGGAATCTCGGCTTGGGAAGGTTATACGGGAAATCAATGCCGGCATTCTTGTATGCGTCGACGGAAGCCAGTTTCGCCCTGAGGGTGGTCTTATCTTCCTTGCCGACAGAAACCAATTCGATCTCAGCTTTGAGCGGCTGACCCAATGAGGAAGTGACATTGATGCCACCCAACCCGGCCGCACTGGCGATGGTAGAACCCGCCAAGCAGGCAATGTAAATTAAGGCTTTAAGAATTGATTTCAGCACGCCGCCACCCTTTTATTTTCCCAGACGTTATTCAGATTAACATCATAGGGTTAGTGATGCAAGCTCACTTTTCCCTTAAGTTCATGCGTTAACCGCCAGTAAAAAACCGGATTTACCTTGTCAAACTACTTTCCCAGCAAGATGCGCAACATGCGGCGCAACGGCTCGGCAGCTCCCCACAGCAATTGGTCGCCGCAAACGAAAGCACTCAGGTATTCCGGCCCCAACTCCATCTTGCGCACGCGCCCGACCGCCACATCCAGCTTGCCGGTCACGGCCACCGGGGTCAGCTCGCGCACCGAGATCTCGCGCTGGTTAGGCACGAACTTGACCCATGGGTTGCCGCCTTTGATGAGCGCCTCGATCTCGCTCAACGGCACGTCCTTCTTCAGCTTGACCGTCAACGCCAAGCTGTGGCAACGCATCGCGCCGATGCGTACGCACAAGCCATCCACCGGAATGCGCTGGCTGGTACCGAGGATCTTGTTGACCTCGGCCTGCCCCTTCCATTCTTCCTTGGATTGGCCATTATCGAGCTGCTTGTCGATCCAGGGAATCAGGCTGCCGGCCAGCGGTGCGCCGAAATTCTCCGTTGGCATGTCGGCGGAACGGAGTTTCTCGGCTAGGCGACGGTCGATTTCCAGGATCGCCGATTTCGGATCGGCCAGCAGGTCGGCTACCGACGCATAGGCCACGCCCATCTGGTTCAGCAACTCGCGCATGTTTTGGGCACCAGCGCCGGAAGCGGCCTGGTAGGTCATGGACGAGACCCACTCCACCAGCCCCGCATGGAACAGGCCGCCCAAGCCCATCAGCAGGATGCTGTTGGTGCAGTTGCCGCCGATAAAGTTCTTGCCGCCGTTCGCCAGCGATTTCTTGATGAGATCGTGGTTCACCGGATCGAGGATGATCACCGCATCCTTTTCCATGCGCAGCGTGGAAGCCGCATCGATCCAGTAACCATTCCAGCCAGCCCCGCGCAGCTTGGGGAATATCTCGGTAGTGTAGTCACCACCCTGGCAGGAGATGATGGCATCCATCGCCTTCAGCTCGTTCAGGTCGTGCGCGTCTTTCAGGCGTACGCCGCGCCCCTCGGCAGGCGCCTCGCCGCCGACGTTCGAAGTGGTAAAGAACACCGCCTCGATCAGGTCGAAATCCTTTTCTTCACGCATGCGCTGCATGAGCACCGAGCCCACCATACCGCGCCAGCCGATCAAACCTACTTTCATGACTCTTCCTTAGCCTTCCAAATTAAAGCGCAGCGACCACTGCATCGCTCATTGCGGCGCAGCCGACCTTCTGTTTGCCTTCTTCGTAGATATCGCCGGTGCGCAACCCCTGCTGCAACACCTTGCGCACCGCCGTCTCGATGCGCTGCGCGATGTCGGGGCGACCGAAGGTGTATTGCATCATCATCGCCACTGACAGGATGGTCGCCAGCGGATTGGCGATGTCCTTGCCGGCGATATCCGGCGCGGAACCGTGGCAAGGCTCGTACAAGCCCTTGTTGTTCTCGTCCAGCGAAGCCGAGGGCAGCATGCCGATGGAACCGGTCAGCATCGATGCCTCGTCCGACAGGATGTCGCCGAAGATGTTGCCGGTCAGGATCACATCGAACTGCTTGGGCGCGCGCACCAGCTGCATCGCCGCATTATCCACGTACATGTGCGACAGCGCGACTGCCGGGTATTCCTTCGCCACTTCGGTGACGATCTCGCGCCAGAACATGCTGGTATCCAGCACGTTGGCCTTGTCCACCGAGCACAGCTTCTTGTTGCGTTTCATCGCGATCTGGAAGCCGACATGCGCCACGCGGCGCACTTCCGATTCGCTGTAATGCATGGTGTCGAAGCCTTGGCGCTCGCCGTTTTCCAGCGTGCGGATGCCGCGTGGCTGGCCGAAATAAATATCGCCGGTCAGTTCGCGCAGGATCATGATATCCAGGCCCGATACGATATCCGGGCGCAGCGTCGAGGCGTTCACCAGTTCCGGATAGACCATCGCCGGACGCAGGTTCGCGAACAAGCCCAAGCCCTTGCGTATGCGCAGCAGGCCTTGCTCAGGACGCATCGGGCGCGGCAGGTTGTCATACTGGTAGCCGCCTACGGCGCCGAGCAGCACGGCATCGGATTCCTTGGACAGTTTCAGCGTCGCCTCCGGCAGCGGATCCTTCGCTGCGTCGTAACCGGCACCGCCGATATGCGCGTGCTCCATCTCGATCTTCAGGCCGTCGCTACGCAATGCTTCCAGCACCTTCACGGCCTGCGCAACGATCTCTGGGCCGATGCCGTCACCCGGCAGAACTGCGATCTTCATACTCTCTTCCAGTCAAAATTAAAGTTTATGCAAACAGCCACGGCTGCGCCGCACGGTGCTTCGCTTCGAACGCCTTGATCTCTGCCACATGCTGCAAGGTCAGGCCGATATCGTCGAGGCCATTCAGCAGGCAATGCTTGC from Sideroxyarcus emersonii includes:
- a CDS encoding FimV/HubP family polar landmark protein; amino-acid sequence: MAGSTIASAAGLGGINVTSSLGQPLKAEIELVSVGKEDKTTLRAKLASVDAYKNAGIDFPYNLPKPRFQIEERSGGEQYVKVTTLQPVNEPFVTLLVELSWSSGKLLREYTFLLDPVDYKPEQPKPEELKPILAVPAVAPAPAPVAVSEPVAAEPLAEKPVATEAASAPAAAAVAESAVTAAPVAEAAPVEQVPAEQALAPASAPAAASAIEVTPVTQDALSKEEALAEAAPVSAPEHITVVRGDTLAKIAAQIKPANVSLERMLVALYRENAGEFDGHNMNRIRAGKILTIPQSDAVKMLPQADAEEEVRAQAADWNVYRQKLAAARTARAEREGKQEAAGKISTAVTDKATASKEPAKEVLKLSKGEAPNDKAVGGGKSSAQDKVMAKEEDAIAKGKALKEAQERTAILEKNVQDMKRLAELKKETAPVSAPAAAVALNAASTVQAASAPAPAKPKPKVVAPKVVEQPSIIDQLLDEPLYMAGAAALVLALGGLGFVVARRGKQGGSKKPASKKDNKQDQQENDGSATGRMAAPVVPSPETGDFTSTSTPTATPVASTESEEVDPIGEADLFLTFGRDAQAEEVLKEALKKNPNNIPVKLKLLSIYASRKDTNSFYSYAREIKESGDMTAWEQAAAMGRELDPSNPFYGGDASAVQARESKVEAAPAATPAVDFDLGFGSPAAPAAPSFGQSTVVIEAPAQEKTAIMSSEELQNALQATPMDFDITGTNPGVPSMNTTGTGPDATVAMNMDDLVFDVTATHPKIPAATASAPAAPADDGGLTFTLDFPTESMPKAVTPVRDLGLDEITLNLDKPAASGGAASPELKDEHWQEVATKLDLAKAYQEMGDAAGAREILEEVLRDGDEQQRGAAQTLMQQL
- the asd gene encoding aspartate-semialdehyde dehydrogenase; this translates as MKVGLIGWRGMVGSVLMQRMREEKDFDLIEAVFFTTSNVGGEAPAEGRGVRLKDAHDLNELKAMDAIISCQGGDYTTEIFPKLRGAGWNGYWIDAASTLRMEKDAVIILDPVNHDLIKKSLANGGKNFIGGNCTNSILLMGLGGLFHAGLVEWVSSMTYQAASGAGAQNMRELLNQMGVAYASVADLLADPKSAILEIDRRLAEKLRSADMPTENFGAPLAGSLIPWIDKQLDNGQSKEEWKGQAEVNKILGTSQRIPVDGLCVRIGAMRCHSLALTVKLKKDVPLSEIEALIKGGNPWVKFVPNQREISVRELTPVAVTGKLDVAVGRVRKMELGPEYLSAFVCGDQLLWGAAEPLRRMLRILLGK
- the leuB gene encoding 3-isopropylmalate dehydrogenase — translated: MKIAVLPGDGIGPEIVAQAVKVLEALRSDGLKIEMEHAHIGGAGYDAAKDPLPEATLKLSKESDAVLLGAVGGYQYDNLPRPMRPEQGLLRIRKGLGLFANLRPAMVYPELVNASTLRPDIVSGLDIMILRELTGDIYFGQPRGIRTLENGERQGFDTMHYSESEVRRVAHVGFQIAMKRNKKLCSVDKANVLDTSMFWREIVTEVAKEYPAVALSHMYVDNAAMQLVRAPKQFDVILTGNIFGDILSDEASMLTGSIGMLPSASLDENNKGLYEPCHGSAPDIAGKDIANPLATILSVAMMMQYTFGRPDIAQRIETAVRKVLQQGLRTGDIYEEGKQKVGCAAMSDAVVAAL